The following is a genomic window from Branchiostoma lanceolatum isolate klBraLanc5 chromosome 10, klBraLanc5.hap2, whole genome shotgun sequence.
ATTGATTAAACTTAAACCACTCACGAGGTCACTGTCTCCTAGCGTTCAGAAGACTTCAGCAATGGCGTTTCACGCGGTCCGCGTGTGCTTCCTTCTCGTCCTGACGTTGTCGGTCGTCGCCTCGGCTCCCGACGGCGTGTTAAACCTCTTCCGGACGAATGTCGAAGAATTACAACACATCCCGATGAAGTACGATTCTAACGGCACCGTTCCGAAATGGTTGGAGGGAACGCTGGCAAGTACAAAATGCTACCGCTTATCTTCACCTTCAATAAGCATTACTATATGGCATCACGGTATGCCTCTCGGTTTCAGAAAGGCAATTTTGATAACGTTTTCATTTCTTTGCAATTCTACTTCGTATAATCACCCCTGTATACTAGTGCAGCTCCTGACCGCACAGTCTCAGCTCCTGGCAGCACGGTCTAGCTCCTGACCTTCAGTTATCATACACGATTTTGCTGTATTGCGGCCAGGAGCTGGACGTGCGGTCTGGAGCTGCATGGACCGTGCGGCCAGGAGCTGCACGTATACGGGGGTGATTATGTAGAATGTGGCTGAAGTTTGAATGTCTTTGAAACTACCGCGAAATTTTCATAGATCTAGTTAACTTATATGGCGTACGTGCTTATCTGCAATGTCATATTCTGCATGGTGTCTTTATGAAGGTTGATGCACAATTATGTACTAAGTGTTGTTACTGCGTAGATATCACTATTTCTATCGTCGTCGTCCTTGTGACGTAAAAAGCAGCTAGATTCTCATTGATTTTCCCATCTTTTAGGTTCGTAACGCTCCTGCGATGTTCGAGCTTGGCGGCCGTTCGGTCATCCATGTTTTCGACGGTTTTGCCAAGATGCACAGCGTAGCCATCGGGCAACACGGCTTAAACTTCTCCTCAGCTTTCCTCAAATCCAGCTCCTACACGAGGTAAGTTGTCATTGGATCGGAGAAAAAATGTAATCTTGGAATTGAAATACTATGTCCCGGTGACAAGTGCTGATATCAAAGTTGTAATAACAAATATCAGAATGACATTACTGTTGTGTAACGATAGATATTTTTGACAATATtctttgattttcttgaaaaaaaaggagcCCGTGTACGATATTTTTGACCAACATTGTGACCTCTATATTTTTTCCTGACAGATCTAAGAAGGCCAATCGTTACGCCCCTTCGCTCACTTTCCTTGGCGTTGATCCTGAGTTCAGCGAGCTTGAAAAGGTGGAAGCGCTCCTCTACCCCTTCGACAACACCGATGTCAACGTGTGGAAGTACGGACACGGGAAAAACAGCGAGTACGCCGCGCTGACAGACGAATGGGTCTACGCTAAGTTTGACCTGGAAACTCTTGTCACTACAGGAGTTTCCATCCCTCCAATCGATGGGGTACATTTTCTGTCACATTTTGTTCAATCCTGTGCCCACCCTCTTATAGAACCTGGTACCAATAACAGCATTAACTATGTATTGGCACCGGGCTTGATACCGGGCCAGAAACAACAGTACTATGTAGTGAGAATGATGAATCTTACTTCTTTTGAAATCATAGCCAACTTTCAGACAGATAAATCAACTTACATGCATAGCTTCGGTCTAACTAAGAATTATGTTATATTCTTTGCCCATCCCGCAATTGTCAGCGTGGAGAAAATGGTAACCACAGTCGAGGTGGCCGAGGCAATGCAGTGGTTCCCTGACGAGAAAACAACTATAGTAGTGGCGAACATCAAAACTGGGAAGGTAGAATATCTTCAACATGAC
Proteins encoded in this region:
- the LOC136444034 gene encoding carotenoid-cleaving dioxygenase, mitochondrial-like; amino-acid sequence: MFELGGRSVIHVFDGFAKMHSVAIGQHGLNFSSAFLKSSSYTRSKKANRYAPSLTFLGVDPEFSELEKVEALLYPFDNTDVNVWKYGHGKNSEYAALTDEWVYAKFDLETLVTTGVSIPPIDGVHFLSHFVQSCAHPLIEPGTNNSINYVLAPGLIPGQKQQYYVVRMMNLTSFEIIANFQTDKSTYMHSFGLTKNYVIFFAHPAIVSVEKMVTTVEVAEAMQWFPDEKTTIVVANIKTGKVEYLQHDAIFVTHHANAYETDDGKIIVDICASDDGISILTQYKIPLLRNQSDLYQSVAQTRFHRYTIDLANKSVETKTFRSKDPMQDFLHQIEVPIINENYRARHYCYVYGVVLDFSPSNPVNGSLSIVKKNLCAPGKDQVWFHPNHHASEPSFVPNPDGKDEDDGVILSSVFDAILEKNYLLILDGKTMKKINTAYMPTYIPFGFHGRFFS